The sequence gctctcaataacatctggaaagaccgaagcattaccttatggacaaagctgaggttattgaactcattagttttcccaattgcgtcatatggttctgagtgttgggtgctgaagaagatagacaagaaaaagatcaatagttttgaaatgttgtgttacagacgagtactacgtattaactggacagaaaagaaaacgaatgatgaagttctgagaaaaataaattgtaaagaccagctgttggacatcttgaacaggaggaaattgaagtttattggtcatgtgatgagaagtaaaagtattgagaaaaacttgctgacagggatggcgataggaaacagaggaagaggcaaaccgaaaacatgactgagcgacaacatcaaagatatttgcaggctgtcgatggtacaagtggaaagaaaagcgcaagatcgagttgggtggcgaaggatggtggagaggtccacggctgctcaaacatgagcataccgttattgatgatgatgtatgtgtgtgtatgtgtgtggatatggatatgtgtaattatatgtgtatatatatatatatatatatatatatatatatatatatatatatatatatatatatatatatatatatggagagagagagtgagagagacaaagaaacatacagacaggcagacaaataaataaacgagaccgatagatagatagagacagacagagaaaaagcggAAGACCGACCGAGAGACCGACAgccagagaaagaatgagagcgaTTTATCCTGGAAATTAGATCCGCATCAAATAACGGCAGCAAGCGCAGCCAAGGGCGGAGAGAGGCCACTAAAAGGAACATTTCGAGCATCACTATGTAAATGAGCACGGATGTTGGGTTGAGAGTACTGGTTGATTCCTCGGAAGTATAAGGGCGCTGGCGAAAGGAAGATGTTAGTGTAAATGTTTTCATTGATTTCCTGTATAGATGTTCAATCTCTGAATTTATGTATGAGAATTTCGTTGGAAATATTCGAAATTTTGATAATGTTGACAactgattatgattatttgttataATCCTTGTAAAAACAACTATATTGCTAGTTAAACAAGCGATAGTAAGGAAAATAACAAGAGTAttacaatttctcttttttcagacAGAGGGGATTTCTTTTCACATATTCacataaaaacaaagcaaagggaAATATTTGCCCtgcattatattttcatcaattttaCTAGATGGCGTTTGCATTCAGATCAAACCGCGGAATGACACAGCTTTTATTTGCTTTTGCTGACAAATTGAGCaccaaatcaaaatatatatgataatgacctAAATGAAAGTGGTATTTCTCAGAAAGAATGGATATGTTTCAGACTTGACAGTTGTACCATTTTCAGACATTTAGGTTGTGGCATTATGGCTCAGTAgcctgatttattttcatttttcaattttagtGCATTGCTGAATTTCACAATTATCCTCAAAAGCCTACATCGAACCAGATTGGGGTAACAGGGTGTCCCGGCGAGATTTCAGTATTGAGGATATTctcaacaaaaatgatagtaatgccaGCAGCAATAGAATTAAtaagatgatagcaataatactaacaacaactgtAACTATAATGGCTTAAGTGATGTTGATAGAATTAAAGTaacgtttaaaaatatttattacgaTAATGATTTTCAAAGTGAAACCCTGTATTAAGACTATAATGCCAGGAAGCACAATAATTTTATcaattataaatgtatagatcgtgtttctcttctttataattattgaaattatttccttttctctttacagGTACGTAATGTGTTCCACGTCACGAAAGATAAGTAGACAACATTTTAAACCTAATGGAAAATCAACTTCAAGAATTCTTCGCTCTCGCTTctgatttgtatttgttttttttttctccgagaaCAAAATGGTTGCCGTGAGGTCACAGAAGAAATTACTGTCTTacggtgttttcttttttccactgattttttatcattgttatgtgtGTGGCGCAGGGGATAGTGACATGCTGAGTcggttatattttatttagtgtacattttcctttttacataCATCTTAGATTGTATGGGTTGTTGCAACATTAAGTGTTCTCTTTAATTTTACAACACAGAAGCGAACTTCGAAACGCTGGTTGGTGATTTTATCTGTATCCAATCTTTCGCTTTGTAACTTGcgattcacttttttcccctttattgctCTGGTCCTCCaattgagaaaagaaaagtatgggatttgtgtgtatatataagtgtgtgtatgtagaaaaatattaaatcaaaagCCTTTTTAAAACTATAAACGGCGATAGTCCAGCTATGATTACCAGTTGTTTTAAAACACCGCTAATCATCACATCGCCCACCAAAGTCCCTGCCACCGCGATCAAGATCAGCTTCAGGACGAGATTGAATTTCATATACCTGAGGACACTAGATACCCGCAGCCCCTCGTAGAGGACCAGGCCCTTTATGGCTGGCGTGTTGGCGGCGACGGCGACAGCCCCGAGAGGAAGGACGAGCAGCAGGCACTTCGGGCGCCGCCAGAGCCACACGCAGGTCATGGTGCGCAGCTTCCTCCTCAACGCGATACGGCTGCTCGTCCAGGCGCTCTCCAGGCGGGAGTTCGCCTTCCTTATGGCCTTGGCGATCACGGCCATGGCCACCCCGAGGGCGAACGCCGCTGCCACCGCTGGAAGGGGAAGCTGTCATAGAGACTTCTATCAAAATGTAAaacctgtacaaaaaaaaaacacactaacgcacacacacacacacacacacacacacacacacacacacacacatacacacacacacacacacatacacacacacacacacacacacacacacacacacacacacacacacacacacacacacacacacacacacacacacacacacacacacacacacacacacacacacacacacacacacacatatatatatattatatatatatatatatatatatatatatatatatatatatatatatatatatatatatatatatatatatatatatattcatatatatatatatatatatatatatatatatatatatatataaatgtgtgtctgtgtgtgtgtgtgtgtgtgtgtgtgtgtgtgtgtgtgtgtgtgtgtgtgtacatatacatatatatatatatatatatatatatatatatatatatatatatatatatgtgtgtatgtatatatataaacgtatgtgtgtgtgtgtgtttatataaatatacacatatacataaatatataaatgtgtatatatgtatatatatatatatatatatatatatatatatatatatatatatatatatatatatatggatatacatctgtacatatatacatttgcatatatgtttgtatatatacacacacacacacacacacacaatatacacacatacgtataaataaatacacacaacaacacacacacacacacacacacacacacacacacacacacacatatatatatatatatatatatatatatatatatatatatatatatatatatatatatatatatatatatatatatgtgtatgtgtatacatatatatatatatatatatatatatatatatatatatatatatatttatatatatatatatgtatatatatatatatatatatatatatgtgtgtgtgtgtgtgtgtgtgtgtgtgtgtgtgtgtgtgtgtgtgtgtgtgtgtgtgtgagtgtgtgtgtgtgtgtgtgtgtttatagacactgtgtatatatacacacacacacacacacacacacacacacacacacacacacacacacacacacacacacgcacacacacacacacacacacacacacacacatatatacatatatatatatatatatatatatatatatatatatatatatatatatgtgtgtgtgtgtgtgtgtgtgtgtgtgtgtgtgtgtgtgtgtgtgtgtgtgtgtattgtatacatatacgtataaatatatatatatatatatatatatatatatatatatatatatatatatatgtgtgtgtgtgtgtgtgtgtgtgtggtgtgtgtgtgtgtgtgtgtgtgtgtgtgtgtgtgtgtgtgtatatatatatatatatatttatatatatatatatatatatatatatatatatatatatatatatatatatatatatataaatatgtgtatgtatttgcatatatgtacatatatacattatatgtatagatatatgtatatatatatatatatatatatatatgtatatatatatatataaaatatatatatatatatatatatgtgtgtgtgtgtgtgtgtgtgtatgtgtgtgtgtgtgtgtgtgtatatatatatatatatatatatatatatatatatatatatatatatatatatatatatacgtaatgtacatataacacacacacacacacacacacacacacacacacacatacccacacacacacacacacacacacacacacacacacacacacacacacacacacacacacacacacacacacacacacacacacacacacacacacacacacacacacacacacacacacacacacaaatggaccgattttcattattatcaaactaTATGATCTGTAGccaacaaatatgataatgaccaTGTCATTTACCGAAATCGGATTTGTAAAGGCGATTTCCACAGTTCAGTTTCCACAACAAACTGACTGAAATTAAATTCCCTGAATTTTCTCATTTATCGACCTGTAGAGTTCTGCCGTTATCACATTTTCTCGGGATCTGGAAACACAATTATGAGTCGTGACTCGTGGCTTGTGACTCATACCTGCATTGGATTTTACACTGACTCATACCTGCAGGATGACATGACCAATGCTTGTTTTCATTTTAACTCCATATTGCAAGAATAATCGGGAttaaatcacttcacatcactgTCGCAGTAGCGAGATCCACAAGAACAGACGTACTGCTAATATCATCACAGGAAACTCGATAATCACCTTCCTCGTACGACATACTAGGGTGTTATCCTTACAGAGAGGAGAATATATCCTCTCGCAATATGGCGACCCTGAACACTGCATGAGGCTGTCCCTCATCGCCTGGCATGAGGTGTGCCAAGTATGAGCTGCCACGTGAGCTGGCGACACCTGGGAGGCGGCTCTCGCCTCTGGGAGATGCTTGGGCCGAACCATTTTTCTTGGCGCTTAAAAGAAAGTAGTGTTGATAGATGCTTTGTATGCACACAAACGtatgtgtctctctatatatgtatttatatgcagaattatgtatgtatttgtatgcagaaatttatatatatacatataaatgtatatatatatatatatatatatatatatatatatatatatatatatatatatatatatatgtttatatatatatatatatatatatatatatatatatatatgtttatatatatatatatatatatatatatatatatatatatatatatatatatgtatgtatgcacatatgtatgtgtgtgtgtgtgtaaacatctctctctctctctctttatatatatatatatatatatatatatatatatatatatatatatacataaatacatatacacatacacatatctgtatgtgtgtgtgtgtgtgtgtgtgtgtgtgtgtgtgtgtgtgtgtgtgtgtgtgcatgtatttatgtatatgtatgtatgtatgtgtgtatttatatatgtatgtatgtatatatgtatgtgtgtatttatgaatcaTAAATA comes from Penaeus monodon isolate SGIC_2016 chromosome 5, NSTDA_Pmon_1, whole genome shotgun sequence and encodes:
- the LOC119572985 gene encoding uncharacterized protein LOC119572985, whose product is MSYEEAVAAAFALGVAMAVIAKAIRKANSRLESAWTSSRIALRRKLRTMTCVWLWRRPKCLLLVLPLGAVAVAANTPAIKGLVLYEGLRVSSVLRYMKFNLVLKLILIAVAGTLVGDVMISGVLKQLVIIAGLSPFIVLKRLLI